The DNA segment CTGGATTACTGTTGTATATAATATTATTGGCAACAGTTGTTCTAATAGGCAAAGCCGATCTAATCTCAGTTTTTGGTAGAATACCTTGTTTTTTCACATTAGAACCCACACTAAACTGAAGAGGTGCGATACAATCAATCCAGCTATTATGCGCAATAACCACGTCAGTTACTTGATTATAACGATTTAAAGGTGATTTAGGAATACCATTCATCACTGCAACTGAACTTCGGAACTCGTTACCCTTTAATTTATAGAAATAGTTATTTGTTATCCAATGGCCGGTGTTAATAACCCTTATTCCTCCAATATTGTCTGAATTATCATCTCCAATAAACCAATTTGAGTCAATGGTTGCATAATTTCCATGTCTTAAAACCAAAGATCCCTCGCACTTATAAAAAACATTGTTACTAAAATTATTATAATTTGATTTACTAGAGATCACCTCAACCTCACCATTACAACTGTTCAAGAAATTATTCTTTACCTGAATAAAAGCCGGAACCATAGAGGTATAACTATCGCCAAGTTGCATGGTTTCTCCATGTGGCCCTCCTCTTCTAGGACGTGGTCCAAAATAATTATTAGCAATAACATGATAACAATTTGCATGCTCATTTCCTTTTAGTTCGACCCTAACGGTAGGCCCATCATTCGATTTTCCCGCTATATAACAAGACCTCAACTCATTACGCTGTCCCCAAAACTCAACCCAATGATCTTTCTTAGTCCTGTCGAGTTGGGTAAAATTATCCATCACGCACCCCACCACCTTACAATCATAGGCGGCATTTTCTTTATCATCTTTAAACAATACTACACTATTGATAGGGGTATATCCATTTCTAAAATACAGATCATGTACTTCTAAAAAATGCCCTGCAATTTTCAGGTACGATTGCCCTTCTATAAACACTTCTCCAGGAGTTTCGGCTCTTAAAATAATAGGACGACTGCGCTCTCCATTGGCTTTAAATTTGATCCCCACATCTTTCCAGACACCATTTTTCATAACTATAACATCACCCGGTTTCGATTCCTGGATGCTTTTAGCTAATTCTTCTGGGTTTGAAACCAATATTTCCTCCACATTATTTGCTGAGCATGAAACCAGCACTAACGAAATAACAAAAAATAATAAATTCTTCATGTATCTGTATTTTACCTTTGATAATCCTAAATTCTATAGCTATCTATTTAATTTTCGAACAAGAAAAAAGGTCCCTTCCAAGAATATTGTTTGCCCGCAATATTAGTTGAATGTTCCTCGGAAGGGTCACTTTTTGCATTGGCAATTGCCAATACTATGGAACTTGTTTTAACTGTTTTTATCTCTATAATCGTGTAATCTTGGTTGTTCAATAAAGTATGGACACTTTTAACACTTCCTTGTTGACTTTCTACCACCTCCGTATTAAAATTCTTATTTCCATGAATCTCTATCACATTCACAAAGCAGGTAGCCGCTGAATTTTCTCGACGAAACATAAAGCCGGGTTCGTTTCTCAATGAAAAATCAGGATCATTGGCTCCTATCCTCGTAAAAAATATGGCATCATCCGGCATTGCCTCACTAGTCATCGTGTAGAAACGTCCATTATTGTACCATACCGATTGAAAATTTTCCACTGAAGGTTTCCCTTCAGCCTCTTTCCAAAGATGCTGATAGCCAAAATCCTTCCCCATGGTTCCGCGTTGATCCGTATAACTTAAATAATCTGCATTGGTATATAACAACTGACCCTTATAATAAAAAGGCAGGTCATAGCTATGCTTTTCATCATCCTCTATTCTAAACACATCAATGACGAAGGAGGACGAGTTATGTTTATTATCTTTAATGAGGGCAACGGTTCTCTGTGCCTTAGCACTTCCATAGGCATGATTTTCCTTGGCACTCATAATCGATATGTGGTCATTACCAGCATTAAAAAACCAACGCTGCGCAGCTGTTTTTTCAGCCTTTTTTAAATCACCTCCAAACTGACTCATTTGATCCATCACCAAGGTATTGTGCGCCACTGTTTGTTTGGCCCACGAACTATTTTCGGGCAAATACCTGCCTCCATTTTTATAGACCACGTTTACATATCTTGCCGCACCATAATCCGAAAGTATTTCATTTCCATTATCATACAACATAATACCCAATCGATCATAATGTCCATGTCCCATTCCTTGCGATGCATATTTCATTGTAACACAAGGTGCATTTTTATACGGATTCCCTCTTAAAATACCAACCGCACCTTGCATACCATCTGCTCCATCTCTCAGTTCCATCGACAACCACTGAAATGGTTTAGCTTGCCCCTTAGCAATATCTTGGGCCACTTTTAAGCCCGCTGGAGAAATCACTACTTCTCCCTGTTCTTTTACAATACTTAAAAGCTCCTTGGACTCCGGAAAAGCGTTGTAAACAATGTCTACCGCATTAACAAGTTCAGGTGCATTGTAACTCATATACTTTAGCGCATCATTAAACGGAAAAAACTTTCCATCCGTATTGGTCATCTGAAGCGTCGCCAATACAGCTTTTTTAAGAATCTGGTTCCGATATTCAAAGATTTTATATTCTGGATTATTATTTTCTATTGCTTGTGAAAACAACATATAAGGTAATAAAGCATAACGCTGATAATAAGGCCCCTCTGTATAATATCCATCTGGAGAAAAAAGCAGATCCAGTTGTGCATAAAACCCCTGTGGTTTCCCATCATAAGACTCGGTTTTTACTCCATACAAGGCGCGCTGCACCAACTCATCCTCATCCATGGCATAGCCTACCATACCTACTGCTGCCGCAGCCCATACACCGTGGTTATGAACACGGTTAAACACATGAGTAGACTTAATAGATAAAAAATCGGCATAAGGAATTAACAGCTGGCTTTCAATAACTTGACGATCATCCACCGTCAGATAATTTTTAATACAATCATACGCCTGTGAGGTATAAACCAACCAAACCGCATCGTTTAACTGCTGCCAAAAGATACGTCCGGGCGCATAGGATTTATTCACCGGATGATCTCCCAATGTAGGATACATCTCAGCATACTTTAACAACATATTTTTTACAAACTCCGCATATCGCTCTTCACCGGTAAGCTGCCAAAGAACACCCGCTCCATACATAGTGGTATAATTCTGCTTATGCCTATTATGTGTATAGCCACCAGCTGGATCCTTAGGTACAGGAACCTGGATTCCCAATTCCATATCGCCCTCGGTTTCAGCCTTTAGTAACTCAACCGACTTATCCAAGAGCGGCAGTCTGCCTAATTCTTTTTTGATACTACTTACGCCTTGTGCTGTTAAAACAACATGAGGATTCATTTCTCCAGTTTGATTTGGAGCACAAAAGCTTAGAATAACACCCAAGGTGACAATCCCAATGATATTTAATACTTTTTGTTTCATTAGATGATTCGTTTTGATGCATTTTTTAATTCATAGAAATTGCGTGTAAATTTTACTTTTCGTTCAGCCTTAAACAACCACACTTATCGCAAAACAGTGTTACAGTTCAACTCCGTTTACCATTACATTGGAAGCTGTAAAGGACTTATTATTGTATTTTATTCCCTTTGAATCTATCATATTAATATCACTTAAACTTGTAATAGGTTCTCCATTGCTCATATGTAAATTCAGATAACCACAATGCTCCATTTTCAGTTTCGAAATATGATTCACCTGAACACCATGGGTATAAATGGCCCAAATAGTATTATCCCCGTCTCCGTTAGCCACATTGGTTAATGTACATGTCTCCATATGTAAAGACGGCCCAAAGGTACTCTCATCGGTTCCTCCACGGTATAAATGCACCAATGCTCCCTGAATATCTTTAAATTCCGAATGCTCAATAATCACATATTCTGCATTGTAAATACCGCGGTCATCATTTTCTTTGTCCAACAACATAATGTTTCCACTTATATTAGAAAACTGACAATTGCGAATAAGAATTGAATCGGCCATGGTGTTTTTATATATTTTAAAAAAGTCGAAGGACTGCTCAACATCCAGGTTACTCACCCGACAGTCTTCTACCCGTAACTTATAATTACAATTCATCGAACGATCACTGGTGCTAATAATACTGTTTCCCGGATGATTCGGACCTTCATTTCCGTTAATTTCTATCCCCTTAAGTTTTAAACTTCCTCCATTACTTAGCACAAACATATGAGCCGAATTGGATTTAATCACGGGTTTAATATCTTCATTCGCACTAATTATGGTAAGTGGATGATCAATTATCATACTCTTATTCATCAAATAGTCACCAGACTCTGACAAACTCAAAATATCTCCTTTATGGCTTGATGCGATAGCTTCAAATAAGGTATTCTGTCCCGGCTTAACCGCTATCGTTCTTCCGGTGTCAAACTGCATCGCTTTAGCTTTCTTCGGATACCAATTCACACCAGTATTGTCAGCACAAACAGCCGGCTTAGCCAAAGAACAACCCAGTCCTTCATCCGTTTGAGGCATCTTAAATCCGAATTCATTTTCAACCACTTTCAGCTTTATAGCCTGTAATTTGTTATTGATATTTTCAATATTATCACCTATTACGTTATTTTTAAAGGTAATACCAGATATATCGTCATACACAGTAAAAATAGCATTACGACTATCATGGTAAAACACATTGCTCACAATCGTTGTGTTAATCGGTATAGCAGAACGCTCTTCATCACTACCTGCGCACAGTTGAATATGATCGCAGTTCACAAAGGTATTATTCGCAAACACCCCCCCATCTACCTGGTGATAACGATTAATGACCGAATTAGGAACGCCGTTCATAATAACTAAAGCACCTCTAAAACGATATCCCTTTAAATCACTGAAATAATTATTAATCGCCTTATTTCTTTTATTGATGATTCTTATTCCACCTGTATAATCTTTATTATTACCTATGAAAAAATTTCCTTCTGCTATATTATCATTTCCATGCCGATAGGTGAGTGTTCCCTTACATTCATAGAAAGTATTGTCTAGAAATTTATTTCCACACGATTTGTTTGATATGATCTCATGTTCACCATCGCAACTTTCAAAATAATTACTATCTACTTGAGTTCCACATGTAGAAAGAGAATAGCGAGAAGTACCCAAGCGTAAGGTTTCTCCACCATTAGCACCTAAATTTTGTCTGTAACCAAAATAATTATGGTCGATACGATGGTTATTTTCCAGACAATCCTCATCAATCATACGCACCGCCATGGTTACACCTCTATTTCGTTTATCAACCAGGTAACAATGATCTACCCTATTATTCTTGCCATATAATGAGATCCAGTATGACAACTTCATTCTTTCTGCAGGATTATAATTATCAATCACGCATTCAGTAAGACGACAGTGATTAGCATACTCACCTTTTTTCTTTTTAAATGAGATAACCTCACCCACAGGCGAATAACCATTGGTAAACACCAACCCCTCTACTATCAGATATTCACCACTTATCACAAGACGTGATTGCCCCTCCAATGTCACCTTAGCCTTCTGTTCTACAGTAAGTTTAATCGGTTTATCAGCAGTCCCTTTAGCATCAAACATAAGTTCAGCATTGCTCCATATACCATTAGATAGCTGAATAATATCCCCAGGCAAAGCCATTTTAACTGCATGATTAAATTCTTCAACATTTGCTACTTTAATTACTCCTGAATTTACACAAGAATAAAGCAATGTCAAAACCACACACACCAATATTTTATATAATGAAGTCATTTCAATTCATAATAATATACAGGTATAATTACCTAATAACAAGAAGAATAGTAACCCACCTCAACGTGCCCTAATCATTTCGGCGGGTTACTCTTACTTCCAAAAAAACTACAAAACTCAATTTTAATAATAGCTACAGGTCATTGACCCTTAGCGGCTGGATAATGCCAACCATCATTTTATTTTTACAAATTAGGGTTCCTATCCAATTCTTCCTCAGGTATTGGTGTATAATAATCAATCGATCCATCCCAGTTGGGCTTTTCACCCTCATAGCCAGAAGCACTAAAAACGACATCACCCAATTGTCTTCTTTTAATATCATACCATCTCTTACCTTCAAAGGCCAGTTCTATTCTACGTTCCTCCAGCACATCTTCCACAGTCACGGTACCACTAAGGTCAGCAGGCACTGCACTAGCGGGAATTGTTTCTTCCACATAACCTCCATTGGTTGATTGTCCACCCATTCTTGCTCTTTCTCTTACCCGATTAATATAAGTAAGCGCTGAGGCATTATCCCCCAATTCCACAGCTGCTTCTGCCGCAATTAGCAACACTTCAGCATAACGTATCATTGAATAATTATGGCTTGTGGCCCTTTTATTACTTTTAGCATACGGTCCTGGATATCGGGTATACTTGGCAATATATGGCATATTACCAGCATGTTCATGACCACTAATGTCAAACCGTGTATAATCAACAGTTACACCGCCGATAGTTGCTTCTGTTTGAAAACTAACACGCGTTCTGTAATCATCCGGATCAAACGATTCATACACAGCCATGGTAGGCACAGCCACAGACCAACCTTGGTCATCATCATCTCCCCGTATCCCTGTCATGGGAGCTGTTTGGTCGTAGGCATTATCATCTGCCTCAACATTATTATAATCCAATGCAAAAATAGGTTCTCTAGAAGCATCTATTTTATTGGCATTAAATAGAGTCTGAAAATCATCATCCAGTTCCAACTCATAAACACCTACATTATCTATCACTTCTTTGGCTTCATCAAATGCCATTTGCCAATACTCACTTCCTGCATCATTTCCTGCCATGGTTAAATATACCAAAGCTAAATAAGAACTAGCTGCAGCTTTCGATGGTATTGATCTAGACTCTACTGTATTGGGCAACCAAGTTTTGGCATACTTCAGGTCGGCAATAATATTTTGGTACACATCGGCCTCTGTGGTGATACCAATGGAACGATATGATTCCGCTTCCTCGCCCGGAATAACCTCAGTTATATAAGGGATATCCCCAAATAATCTCACCAAATGAAAATAATAAAAAGCTCTTGCAAAATAAGCTTGTGCAGTAACCGGATTTTTAACTTCGTCATCGGCCTCCACTTCTTCAGCCCCTGCAATGGCATTGTTAGCAGCCGTAATTCCCAGATAAATTCTCACCCAAGGGTCATACACCATTTCATTATTACCAGTAATAGTATGTTCATTCATTTCCACCCTGTGTGTTTGAGAAGACTGTAGGTTCACCATATCAGAACGTAGCATCAATGCAATGGAAAGCTTCCTTCCCCATATCTCTTCGTTAATTGCATGAGTTAAAGAACCATTCACAGCCGTTTGAATATCATCTACAGAGGTAAAAAAACCATCTGGAGACAATACACCCACGGGCTCTTCTTCCAAATCTGAGCATCCCATTATTGATAATCCCATCAACAATATGAATAAATATTTAAATTCTTTCATTGTATATGCTATTTAAGAAATTTTTAAAAAGTTA comes from the Saccharicrinis fermentans DSM 9555 = JCM 21142 genome and includes:
- a CDS encoding polysaccharide lyase 6 family protein, whose protein sequence is MTSLYKILVCVVLTLLYSCVNSGVIKVANVEEFNHAVKMALPGDIIQLSNGIWSNAELMFDAKGTADKPIKLTVEQKAKVTLEGQSRLVISGEYLIVEGLVFTNGYSPVGEVISFKKKKGEYANHCRLTECVIDNYNPAERMKLSYWISLYGKNNRVDHCYLVDKRNRGVTMAVRMIDEDCLENNHRIDHNYFGYRQNLGANGGETLRLGTSRYSLSTCGTQVDSNYFESCDGEHEIISNKSCGNKFLDNTFYECKGTLTYRHGNDNIAEGNFFIGNNKDYTGGIRIINKRNKAINNYFSDLKGYRFRGALVIMNGVPNSVINRYHQVDGGVFANNTFVNCDHIQLCAGSDEERSAIPINTTIVSNVFYHDSRNAIFTVYDDISGITFKNNVIGDNIENINNKLQAIKLKVVENEFGFKMPQTDEGLGCSLAKPAVCADNTGVNWYPKKAKAMQFDTGRTIAVKPGQNTLFEAIASSHKGDILSLSESGDYLMNKSMIIDHPLTIISANEDIKPVIKSNSAHMFVLSNGGSLKLKGIEINGNEGPNHPGNSIISTSDRSMNCNYKLRVEDCRVSNLDVEQSFDFFKIYKNTMADSILIRNCQFSNISGNIMLLDKENDDRGIYNAEYVIIEHSEFKDIQGALVHLYRGGTDESTFGPSLHMETCTLTNVANGDGDNTIWAIYTHGVQVNHISKLKMEHCGYLNLHMSNGEPITSLSDINMIDSKGIKYNNKSFTASNVMVNGVEL
- a CDS encoding chondroitinase-B domain-containing protein, with amino-acid sequence MKNLLFFVISLVLVSCSANNVEEILVSNPEELAKSIQESKPGDVIVMKNGVWKDVGIKFKANGERSRPIILRAETPGEVFIEGQSYLKIAGHFLEVHDLYFRNGYTPINSVVLFKDDKENAAYDCKVVGCVMDNFTQLDRTKKDHWVEFWGQRNELRSCYIAGKSNDGPTVRVELKGNEHANCYHVIANNYFGPRPRRGGPHGETMQLGDSYTSMVPAFIQVKNNFLNSCNGEVEVISSKSNYNNFSNNVFYKCEGSLVLRHGNYATIDSNWFIGDDNSDNIGGIRVINTGHWITNNYFYKLKGNEFRSSVAVMNGIPKSPLNRYNQVTDVVIAHNSWIDCIAPLQFSVGSNVKKQGILPKTEIRSALPIRTTVANNIIYNSNPVKTEIVKYYDKPGDINFQNNYVQGVESKAAGFISTEMKVLNKQWEIPLVAMGDHVALFDGFDFDKITKDIFMNERKPNQAGAISSSVGELASLFDFNMYGPSWFSWQAHKPDNKRISVKSSDEFIASLKEMNAGDTIIIATDLLKLEELVKIQKSVCIKSLSKDKAATIQFVGGDYATAFELGPDVNFLMQHISLEGDPSLNFIAPDKSNMSIASNVYIDDCKIRDFKSVYHSIKGSFADTIKVVNSSMNELVRGFVINSEDDAKGDYNAEFVILENNQVAGIQQDFVDYYRGGYDESTVGGNFIFKGNIVENAGKRGSQEVLLKTHGIVHVTINDNTFKSIKSGLIARLWGEKNNVESGNVIAGSSKIITEEFLAQRLMY
- a CDS encoding RagB/SusD family nutrient uptake outer membrane protein, which encodes MKEFKYLFILLMGLSIMGCSDLEEEPVGVLSPDGFFTSVDDIQTAVNGSLTHAINEEIWGRKLSIALMLRSDMVNLQSSQTHRVEMNEHTITGNNEMVYDPWVRIYLGITAANNAIAGAEEVEADDEVKNPVTAQAYFARAFYYFHLVRLFGDIPYITEVIPGEEAESYRSIGITTEADVYQNIIADLKYAKTWLPNTVESRSIPSKAAASSYLALVYLTMAGNDAGSEYWQMAFDEAKEVIDNVGVYELELDDDFQTLFNANKIDASREPIFALDYNNVEADDNAYDQTAPMTGIRGDDDDQGWSVAVPTMAVYESFDPDDYRTRVSFQTEATIGGVTVDYTRFDISGHEHAGNMPYIAKYTRYPGPYAKSNKRATSHNYSMIRYAEVLLIAAEAAVELGDNASALTYINRVRERARMGGQSTNGGYVEETIPASAVPADLSGTVTVEDVLEERRIELAFEGKRWYDIKRRQLGDVVFSASGYEGEKPNWDGSIDYYTPIPEEELDRNPNL
- a CDS encoding heparinase II/III domain-containing protein; this translates as MKQKVLNIIGIVTLGVILSFCAPNQTGEMNPHVVLTAQGVSSIKKELGRLPLLDKSVELLKAETEGDMELGIQVPVPKDPAGGYTHNRHKQNYTTMYGAGVLWQLTGEERYAEFVKNMLLKYAEMYPTLGDHPVNKSYAPGRIFWQQLNDAVWLVYTSQAYDCIKNYLTVDDRQVIESQLLIPYADFLSIKSTHVFNRVHNHGVWAAAAVGMVGYAMDEDELVQRALYGVKTESYDGKPQGFYAQLDLLFSPDGYYTEGPYYQRYALLPYMLFSQAIENNNPEYKIFEYRNQILKKAVLATLQMTNTDGKFFPFNDALKYMSYNAPELVNAVDIVYNAFPESKELLSIVKEQGEVVISPAGLKVAQDIAKGQAKPFQWLSMELRDGADGMQGAVGILRGNPYKNAPCVTMKYASQGMGHGHYDRLGIMLYDNGNEILSDYGAARYVNVVYKNGGRYLPENSSWAKQTVAHNTLVMDQMSQFGGDLKKAEKTAAQRWFFNAGNDHISIMSAKENHAYGSAKAQRTVALIKDNKHNSSSFVIDVFRIEDDEKHSYDLPFYYKGQLLYTNADYLSYTDQRGTMGKDFGYQHLWKEAEGKPSVENFQSVWYNNGRFYTMTSEAMPDDAIFFTRIGANDPDFSLRNEPGFMFRRENSAATCFVNVIEIHGNKNFNTEVVESQQGSVKSVHTLLNNQDYTIIEIKTVKTSSIVLAIANAKSDPSEEHSTNIAGKQYSWKGPFFLFEN